The following proteins come from a genomic window of Pedobacter faecalis:
- the leuS gene encoding leucine--tRNA ligase — protein sequence MDYQFKEIEQRWQEHWADKQTFKVAENTEKPKYYVLDMFPYPSGAGLHVGHPLGYIASDIFARYKRLKGYNVLHPMGYDSFGLPAEQYAIQTGQHPAITTETNINTYRRQLDKIGFSFDWSREVRTSDPQYYKWTQWIFMQLFSSWYNLETDRAEDISTLIEKFNSSGTEGVRAVCDEDVQQLLPSDWAAMTAEQKQAELLKYRLTYLKESTVNWCAALGTVLANDEVKDGFSERGGHPVEQKKMMQWSMRISAYAERLLSGLDTVDWPEPVKEMQRNWIGKSSGASVRFKIEGAGLVSEFSELKTDYIEVFTTRVDTIFGVSYLVLAPEHELVAKLTTLEQRAAVEQYIAQTRKKSELDRMADTKTVSGAFTGSYVINPVSGERIQLWIADYVLAGYGTGAVMGVPSGDQRDWLFARHFNLPVVQILDAQKDLDVQADPTKEGKYINSGFINGMTYTEAVSALNEWLESKGSGKAKINYRMRDAIFGRQRYWGEPIPIYFKDGLPYLIKEEELPLMLPEIDRYLPTETGEPPLGRAEDWKYEGKYEYELSTMPGWAGSSWYWYRYMNPDNTSDFASKEAIDYWKDVDLYIGGAEHATGHLLYSRFWNKFLKDLGYTQEEEPFKKLINQGMIQGRSNFVYRVVDEQGRGTNKLVSYGLKNQYKTSALHVDVNIVENDILNIAAFKAFRPEFEEAEFVMENGKYVCGVEVEKMSKSKFNVVNPDLLIENYGADTLRMYEMFLGPLEQSKPWNTNGIEGVFKFLRKFWRLFHNEAWEFQVSSDEPTKAELKSLHKIIKKVQDDIERFSFNTSVSSFMIAVNELTELKCNKSAILKDLVVVLSPYAPHICEELWTLLGYEAGSLSYAPYPEFKPEHLVEDEFSYPISINGKTRMNLNLSLTLEQSEVEAAVLGQSQIQSYLEGKAPKKVVFVKGRIINIVV from the coding sequence ATGGATTATCAATTTAAAGAAATAGAACAAAGGTGGCAGGAGCATTGGGCCGATAAGCAGACCTTCAAGGTCGCGGAAAATACGGAAAAGCCTAAATACTATGTGTTAGATATGTTTCCCTACCCTTCCGGGGCGGGCTTACATGTGGGTCACCCACTGGGCTATATTGCTTCCGATATTTTTGCAAGATATAAACGCCTTAAAGGTTATAATGTTTTGCATCCGATGGGCTACGATTCATTTGGCTTACCGGCCGAGCAGTATGCCATACAAACCGGTCAGCACCCTGCCATAACTACTGAAACAAATATCAATACCTACCGCAGGCAGCTTGATAAGATCGGTTTTTCTTTCGACTGGAGCCGGGAGGTCCGCACCAGCGATCCGCAATACTATAAATGGACACAGTGGATCTTCATGCAACTGTTCAGCTCATGGTACAATTTGGAGACTGACCGGGCGGAAGATATTTCTACCTTGATTGAGAAATTTAATTCCAGCGGTACCGAGGGTGTAAGAGCCGTATGCGATGAAGATGTTCAACAATTGTTGCCGTCCGACTGGGCAGCAATGACCGCAGAGCAAAAGCAGGCCGAACTGTTGAAATACCGACTTACCTACCTTAAAGAAAGTACCGTGAACTGGTGTGCTGCCCTGGGCACCGTTTTAGCCAACGACGAAGTAAAAGACGGGTTTTCTGAGCGTGGCGGGCATCCTGTTGAACAGAAAAAAATGATGCAGTGGAGTATGCGGATCTCCGCTTACGCCGAGCGTTTGCTGAGCGGACTTGACACCGTCGACTGGCCAGAGCCTGTGAAAGAAATGCAAAGAAACTGGATCGGTAAAAGTTCAGGCGCTTCCGTCCGGTTCAAGATAGAGGGAGCCGGTCTGGTTTCAGAATTCTCCGAACTCAAGACCGACTATATTGAAGTTTTCACTACCCGGGTAGACACTATCTTTGGGGTATCTTATTTAGTTTTAGCGCCCGAGCATGAACTGGTGGCCAAGCTTACCACTCTTGAACAACGCGCAGCGGTGGAGCAATACATAGCGCAGACCAGGAAGAAGTCGGAGCTCGACCGCATGGCCGATACCAAAACGGTCTCAGGTGCGTTTACCGGCAGCTATGTCATCAATCCAGTGAGCGGGGAGCGTATCCAGTTGTGGATAGCCGATTATGTGCTTGCAGGATATGGCACAGGCGCAGTAATGGGCGTGCCTAGTGGCGACCAGCGCGACTGGCTTTTCGCGCGTCACTTTAATTTGCCTGTGGTGCAGATCCTTGACGCACAAAAAGATTTGGATGTTCAGGCAGATCCTACAAAAGAAGGTAAATACATCAATTCCGGATTTATAAACGGTATGACTTATACCGAGGCTGTCTCCGCGCTGAACGAATGGTTGGAAAGCAAAGGTTCTGGTAAGGCCAAAATAAATTACCGGATGCGCGACGCTATATTCGGACGTCAGCGCTATTGGGGAGAACCTATACCGATATATTTTAAAGACGGATTACCTTATCTGATCAAGGAAGAGGAGTTACCTCTGATGCTGCCGGAAATTGACAGGTACTTACCTACAGAAACCGGCGAACCGCCGTTGGGAAGGGCTGAGGACTGGAAATATGAAGGCAAGTATGAATACGAGCTAAGTACAATGCCAGGTTGGGCTGGCTCTAGCTGGTACTGGTACAGGTATATGAATCCAGACAACACGAGTGATTTCGCTTCCAAAGAGGCTATCGATTACTGGAAGGATGTCGACCTCTATATAGGCGGTGCTGAACATGCCACTGGGCATCTTTTGTACAGTCGCTTCTGGAACAAGTTTTTAAAGGATCTTGGCTATACTCAAGAAGAGGAGCCGTTTAAAAAACTGATCAATCAGGGTATGATACAGGGCCGGAGTAATTTCGTTTACCGGGTAGTCGACGAGCAGGGCAGGGGAACCAATAAACTTGTTTCGTACGGACTTAAAAATCAATATAAGACCTCAGCGCTCCATGTCGACGTGAATATTGTTGAAAACGACATTCTGAATATTGCTGCGTTTAAAGCGTTTCGTCCAGAGTTCGAAGAGGCTGAGTTTGTCATGGAAAACGGAAAGTACGTTTGCGGCGTTGAAGTCGAGAAGATGTCTAAATCCAAGTTCAATGTCGTAAACCCTGATTTGCTGATAGAGAATTATGGGGCCGACACTTTAAGGATGTACGAGATGTTCCTCGGGCCGCTAGAGCAAAGCAAACCCTGGAATACCAACGGCATCGAAGGGGTGTTCAAATTCCTCAGGAAGTTCTGGCGACTGTTCCATAACGAAGCGTGGGAATTCCAGGTAAGTTCAGACGAACCCACCAAAGCAGAGCTTAAATCGCTGCATAAGATCATCAAAAAGGTGCAGGACGATATTGAGCGTTTTTCGTTCAATACTTCGGTGTCCAGCTTTATGATCGCCGTCAACGAACTGACAGAGCTGAAATGTAACAAGAGCGCCATCCTTAAAGATCTGGTTGTGGTATTGTCGCCCTATGCGCCGCATATCTGCGAAGAACTCTGGACCTTGCTTGGTTATGAGGCAGGCAGCCTTTCCTACGCACCTTATCCTGAGTTTAAGCCCGAGCATCTTGTGGAA